One part of the Alistipes onderdonkii genome encodes these proteins:
- the pckA gene encoding phosphoenolpyruvate carboxykinase (ATP), whose amino-acid sequence MDKMDLKKYGITGVTEIVYNPSYDELFREETKKGLRGFEKGQLTETGAVNVMTGVYTGRSPKDKFFVMDETTKDTIWWTSDEYKNDNKPVTKAAWKELKKLATQELSGKKLYVVDTFCGANENSRLKIRFIMEVAWQAHFVKNMFIRPTDAELEKYGEPDFVVLNASKAKVKNYKKLGLNSETAVVFNLTEKMQVILNTWYGGEMKKGMFSYMNYLLPLKGMASMHCSANTNAKGETAIFFGLSGTGKTTLSTDPKRQLIGDDEHGWDDDGVFNFEGGCYAKVINLSQENEPDIWNAIRRNALLENVTVDKKGKIDYADKSVTENTRVSYPIFHIENIVKPVSKAPAAKKVIFLSADAFGVLPPVSILNAEQTKYYFLSGFTAKLAGTERGITEPTPTFSACFGAAFLSLHPTKYGEELVKKMKKAGAKAYLVNTGWNGTGKRISIKDTRGIIDAILDGSIDKAPTKTLPIFDFTIPTELPGVDPKILDPRDTYKNAKDWDVKAEDLANRFVKNFVKFTGNEEGKKLVAAGPKVK is encoded by the coding sequence ATGGACAAAATGGATTTGAAAAAGTATGGGATCACGGGTGTGACCGAGATCGTGTACAATCCGTCGTACGACGAACTTTTCCGCGAGGAGACCAAGAAGGGGCTCCGCGGTTTCGAAAAAGGCCAGCTGACCGAGACCGGTGCCGTGAACGTGATGACCGGCGTTTATACCGGCCGTTCGCCCAAGGACAAGTTCTTCGTAATGGACGAGACCACCAAGGATACGATCTGGTGGACTTCCGATGAATATAAGAACGACAACAAGCCTGTTACGAAGGCTGCCTGGAAGGAGCTGAAGAAACTCGCTACCCAGGAGCTGTCGGGCAAGAAACTCTATGTCGTGGACACTTTCTGCGGCGCCAACGAGAATTCGCGCCTCAAGATCCGTTTCATCATGGAGGTCGCATGGCAGGCCCATTTCGTAAAGAACATGTTCATCCGTCCGACCGACGCCGAACTGGAGAAATACGGCGAGCCCGATTTCGTGGTGCTCAACGCTTCGAAGGCCAAGGTCAAGAACTATAAGAAACTCGGCCTGAACTCGGAGACGGCCGTCGTTTTCAATCTCACCGAGAAAATGCAGGTTATCCTCAACACCTGGTACGGCGGCGAGATGAAGAAGGGTATGTTCTCCTACATGAACTACCTGCTTCCGCTCAAGGGCATGGCTTCGATGCACTGCTCGGCCAACACCAATGCCAAGGGCGAGACCGCTATCTTCTTCGGCCTGTCGGGCACCGGCAAGACCACGCTTTCGACCGACCCGAAGCGTCAGCTGATCGGCGACGACGAGCACGGCTGGGACGATGACGGCGTATTCAACTTCGAGGGCGGCTGCTATGCCAAGGTCATCAACCTTTCGCAGGAGAACGAGCCCGACATCTGGAACGCCATCCGCCGCAACGCGCTGCTGGAGAACGTGACGGTGGACAAGAAGGGCAAGATCGACTATGCCGACAAGTCGGTAACCGAGAACACCCGCGTTTCGTACCCGATCTTCCACATCGAGAATATCGTGAAACCCGTATCGAAAGCCCCGGCTGCCAAGAAGGTGATCTTCCTTTCGGCCGACGCATTCGGCGTGCTGCCCCCGGTTTCGATCCTCAATGCCGAGCAGACCAAATACTATTTCCTGTCGGGCTTCACCGCCAAGCTGGCGGGTACCGAGCGCGGTATCACCGAGCCGACCCCGACTTTCTCGGCTTGCTTCGGCGCGGCATTCCTTTCGCTGCACCCCACCAAGTACGGTGAGGAACTGGTGAAGAAGATGAAGAAGGCCGGTGCCAAGGCATACCTGGTGAACACGGGCTGGAACGGTACCGGCAAACGTATCTCGATCAAGGATACGCGCGGTATTATCGACGCCATCCTCGACGGTTCGATCGACAAGGCTCCGACCAAGACGCTGCCTATCTTCGACTTCACGATCCCGACGGAGCTGCCGGGCGTAGATCCCAAGATCCTCGACCCGCGCGATACCTACAAGAACGCCAAGGATTGGGACGTCAAGGCCGAAGACCTCGCTAACCGCTTCGTGAAGAATTTCGTGAAGTTCACGGGTAACGAAGAGGGTAAGAAGCTCGTAGCCGCAGGCCCGAAAGTGAAATAA
- the hemW gene encoding radical SAM family heme chaperone HemW, with translation MAGLYFHIPFCKRICAYCDFYKSARLEQMDGVTAAMHRELDERQDYLRGEAVTTRYFGGGTPSLYAPAALKGLLDHAALLFDCSGTTETTLEANPDDLTENYLDGLREAGIDRLSIGIQSFDDRCLKLMNRRHTAAQAIGAVRAAQRAGFRNITADLIFGIPGFGGDSLKRSLDGVLSLGVQHISAYHLTIEPDTAFGRRAARGEFRAVDEEVSEEEFLTVHDTLTAAGFEHYEVSNYALPGFRARHNASYWHGTKYLGIGPAAHSFDGEERHWNASSVEKYIAGAPAGKEVLTRRDRFNEYVMTALRTAEGIDLEEAAARFGAKRLARMQEEAAPFLRSGTLRIARGRMALPPEKFLISDAVIGALFET, from the coding sequence ATGGCCGGACTCTATTTCCACATACCGTTCTGCAAACGCATCTGCGCCTACTGCGACTTCTACAAGAGCGCCCGGCTGGAGCAGATGGACGGCGTGACAGCCGCCATGCACCGCGAACTGGACGAACGGCAGGATTACCTGCGCGGCGAAGCGGTCACGACCCGCTATTTCGGCGGCGGCACGCCTTCGCTCTACGCACCCGCCGCGCTGAAAGGACTGCTGGATCATGCCGCGCTGCTGTTCGACTGCTCCGGCACCACGGAAACCACCCTCGAGGCCAACCCCGACGACCTGACGGAAAATTACCTCGACGGGCTGCGCGAAGCGGGCATAGACCGGCTGTCGATCGGCATCCAGTCGTTCGACGACAGGTGCCTGAAGCTGATGAACCGCCGCCATACGGCGGCGCAAGCCATCGGTGCGGTGCGGGCGGCACAACGCGCCGGGTTCAGGAACATCACCGCCGACCTGATCTTCGGCATTCCCGGCTTCGGCGGGGATTCGTTGAAAAGATCGCTCGACGGAGTGCTGTCGCTCGGCGTACAGCACATTTCGGCATACCATTTGACCATCGAACCCGATACGGCCTTCGGCCGCCGTGCGGCACGGGGCGAGTTTCGCGCCGTGGACGAAGAGGTCAGCGAGGAGGAGTTCCTCACGGTGCACGATACGCTTACGGCCGCCGGATTCGAGCATTACGAGGTTTCGAACTATGCCCTGCCGGGATTTCGAGCCCGTCACAACGCCTCCTACTGGCATGGGACGAAATACCTCGGCATCGGGCCCGCAGCCCACTCGTTCGACGGCGAAGAAAGGCACTGGAACGCCAGTTCAGTGGAAAAATACATAGCAGGCGCTCCAGCCGGGAAGGAAGTGCTGACCCGACGCGACCGGTTCAACGAATATGTCATGACGGCGCTCCGGACGGCCGAGGGGATCGATCTGGAAGAGGCCGCGGCACGTTTCGGAGCAAAACGGCTGGCGCGGATGCAGGAAGAGGCAGCACCGTTCCTCCGTTCGGGTACGCTCCGCATAGCCCGGGGGCGGATGGCCCTCCCGCCGGAAAAATTCCTGATTTCGGATGCCGTGATCGGGGCACTTTTCGAAACATAA